One Mycobacterium paraseoulense genomic window, AATGGCCTGCCGGGTGGTCGGCCGGAGACCCTTGATTTCCGCTTCTTCGGGTCCGGCGATGGGTGCGTCATCGGATGCCGGCGGCCGCTCGCTGTCCGCGGCCTCCACGGTTTCGCCGGCGGTGACCGCGCGGTCGACGATGGCCCGGACGTCGGAAGTCGCTGTGGCGGCGTTGATTATCGCCAGGGCGAGCCGGCGCACGGCGACGCCGCCGGGGTCGTCGCCCGCGGGACCGCACTGCTCGTCCAATAGCCGCTGCGCCTGGTCTGCGGCCCGCCGGAGGCCATCGGGCTCGGGAAGGCGGATGGCCCGTGCCAGCCGGGAGAGCGCGTCGACGAGGGCGGCCCGGGTGGGGCCGGGGATGGCGCCCGGGGTCTCGGGGGCCGCCGCGGCGGCCCGCCGGCCGGCCGTGGCCACCCATTCGATCGCCAGTTCGGCGTCCAGCAGCCAGGGGGCCAATTGTTCGGCGGTGACGCCCGGCCACAGCGTGGCGGGGTCGGCCTTGTCCTCGATCTGGCTCTGCACCATCAGGGCGGTCTCGTTGAGCCGAAGGGTGCGCGCCCGCATGCGGCGCCGGCGTCGTTCGTCGAGGTGGCCGGTGCGCACCACTTCGGCCGTGGTGTCCACGACGATCGCCATGCGCGCCCGCAGCGCCCGGATGGTGGCACGCAGCACCCGCTCGGGCCGATCGGGCATGACGTAGGTGGTCATCACGAAGGTGCACACGGTGCCCACCGCGACCGCCCCGATCATCCACGGCAGCTCCGAAATGCGCGCTCGCAGATACAACGTGAAGAAGTAGGACATGAACGCGACCATGCCCAGCGCCCTGCCCCGCGCCCCGAACCGGCGGACGTACGCGGCGGTGAACACGACCACCACGAACACCGCGTCGCTGACCAGCTGGTGGGACGCGAGCACCGCGGCGGCCGTGATGGACACCGCGGCGGGCAGGGGCAACAGCGCCATGGTGATCCGCTGCCGGCGCGGGTCGGGCTCGTTGACGGATCGCGACGCGACCATCGTGATGACGACGCCCAGCAACGCGACGGTCAGCGGCTGTCCCGTCGCCCGGGTCACGGCGTAGAGGGCCAGCAGCGAACAGCCGAGCGCGGCCGTCGTCCGCGTCGCCATCCGCAGCCGAAGCAAACCGGGATCCGAGCCGATCACCCAGTTGCCGGCTTGTTCGTAAAGAACGGTTATCGCCGCGCCCCCTTCTCGCCCGCCGGACCAACCATGGTTACCCGGACTTCGGCACAGGCTAGTCTTCGACATCGTGACAGCGCCGACGCGGGCGAAGCTGGCCGACGGCCGTGACCTGCTGTTCTTCGCGCTGCCCGGCCATCGCCCGGCGCCGGTCGAGGATCGCAGGCCGCTGCCGGCGCCCGGCGGGCAGCAGACCGAGCTCCGGTTCGACCAGACCACGGGGCAGTGGGTGATCGTCGCGGCGCTGCGCCAAGACCGCACCTACAAGCCGCCCGCCGACCAGTGCCCGCTGTGCCCGGGCCCGACGGGGCTGACCAGCGAGGTGCCCGCCCCCGACTACGACGTCGTCGTCTTCGAGAACCGGTTCCCCAGCCTGGCCGGCTCCGGGCCGGCGCTTGCGCCCGCCGGTGACGGCTTCGTGTCCGCCCCGGGGCAGGGCCGCTGCGAGGTGATCTGCTTCTCCAGCGACCACACCGGCTCGTTCGCGGGGCTGGAACCGGCGCACGCCCGGCTGGTCATCGAGGCATGGCGGCACCGCACCGGCGACCTGATGGCCGCGCCGGGGATCGAGCAGGTCTTCTGTTTCGAGAACCGCGGCGAGGAGATCGGGGTGACGCTGACCCACCCGCACGGGCAGATCTACGGCTATCCGTACCTGACGCCGCGCACCGCCGCCATGCTGGACCGGGCGCGCCGGCACCGGACACGCCACGGCACCAACCTCTTCGGCGACCTGCTGGCCGGCGAAGTCGCCGACGGCAGCCGGATCGTCGCGCGCGACGACCTGTTCACCGCGTTCGTGCCGTTCGCCGCGCGCTGGCCGGTCGAGGTGCACATCTACCCGAACAGGTTTGTGCGCAACATCGTCGACCTCGACGAGGACGAACTGGACGGGTTCGCGCGGGCCTACCTCGACGTGCTGCGGAGGTTCGACCGGATGTATGCCTCACCGCTGCCGTACATTTCGGCACTGCACCAGTACACCGACGCCGAAGCCCAGGCCGACGGCTACTTCCACGTCGAGCTGATGTCGATCCGGCGCAGCGCCACCAAGCTCAAGTATCTGGCGGCCTCCGAGTCTGCGATGGACGCATTCATCAGCGATGTCACGCCCGAGAGCGTGGCGCGGCGGCTCAGGGATCTGGGATGACGATCCGGTACGCCGCGCCGGGCCGGATCAACCTGATCGGCGAGCACACCGACTACAACCTGGGGTTCGCGCTGCCGATCGCGTTGCCGCAGCGCACGGTGGTGACGTTCACGCCGGACCGTGGCGAGGCGATCACCGTGGTCAGCGACCACGCGGACGGGCCGGTGCGCATCCCGCTCGGCACCGCCCCCGGCGGGGTGGCCGGCTGGGCCGCCTACGTGGCCGGGGTGATGTGGGCGCTGCGCCAGGCCGGTCACCCGGTGCCCGGCGGCGCGATGCACGTCACCAGCGACGTCCCGATAGGGTCGGGCCTGTCCTCGTCGGCCGCGCTGGAGTGCGCGGTCCTGGGCGCGATCGCGACGGCCGCCGGTGCGCGCGTCGACCCCCGGGAACAGGCGCGGCTCGCCCAGCGCGCCGAGAACGACTACGTCGGCGCCCCAACGGGTTTGCTCGACCAGCTGGCCGCACTATTCGGCCGGCCGGCGACCGCGTTGCTGATCGACTTTCGCGATCTCACGGTCGCGCCGGTGGCCTTCGACCCCGACGCCGCCGGTGTCGCGCTGTTGCTGATCGACTCCCGCGCCCGGCACAGCCACGCCGGCGGCGACTATGCCGCACGCCGCGCGTCGTGCGAGCGGGCGGCCGCGGATCTCGGTGCGTCCTCGCTGCGCGAGGTCCAGGACCGCGGGCCGTCCGCCGTCGCCGCGGTGCGCGACCCGGTCGACGCCCGCCGGGCCCGCCACGTGCTGAGCGAGAACCAGCGGGTGATCGATTGTGTTGCGGCGCTGCAGCGTTCGGACTTCGCCGGGGCCGGGCGGATCTTCACCGCCTCGCACGCGTCCATGCGCAACGATTTCGGAATCACCACGGGGCACATCGACCTGATCGCCGACACCGCGGTACGCGCGGGCGCGCTGGGTGCCCGCATGACCGGTGGGGGGTTCGGGGGCTGCGTGATCGCGCTGGTGCCGGCCGACCGCGCCGACGCGGTCGGCGAGGCGGTGCGAAGCGCCGTGGCCGCCGCCGGTCTCGAGCCGCCGGTCATCACCCGCACCCGCGCCGCCGCCGGCGCGGGGCCCGGGTGAGTGAACGAGCCGACCGGTCACGTCGAAGTTCGGGTGTACGCCGAGCTCAACGACTTCCTGTCTTCCCAGACGCGCGGGACGACGGTGCGCCGACCGTTCCGGCCGCATCAGACCGTCAAGGACGTCCTGGAGGCGATGGGTGTCCCGCACACCGAGGTCGACCTCATCGTGGTGAACGGGTACCCGCGTGACTTCGCCTACCGCCCGGACTTCGGCGACCGCATCGCGGCCTACCCGGTGTTCGAGGCGCTCGACGTCGGGGCGACCGCCCGGCTGCGGCCGGTGCCGTTGCGCGATCCGCGGTTCGTCGTCGACGTCAACCTGGGCAGGCTGGCCTGGCTGCTTCGCCTGCTCGGGTTCGACGTGTGGTGGTCGAACGACGCCGACGACAAGACGCTGGCCGACATCAGCGCCGAGGGGCACCGGATCCTGTTGACCCGCGATCGCGGCCTGTTGAAGCGGCGCGCCGTCACCCGCGGCCTGTTCGTTAGGTCCGGCGACCCCGAAGAGCAGGCGCTCGACGTGCTGCGGCGGCTGGACCTGGGAGAGCGGCTGGCGCCGCTCACCCGCTGTGTGCGCTGCAACGGCGCGTTGACCCGGGTCGCCAAGCAGGAGGTGATCGACCAGTTGGAGCCGCTGACGCGCCAGTACCACGACGAGTTCAGCCGGTGCGCGGAATGCGGGCGGGTTTACTGGCCCGGGTCGCATCACGAGAAATTGGTCCGGCTCGTCGACAGGCTTCGTGACCAGCTCGGATGAATGCCCCCTGCGGGCATCCGGCC contains:
- a CDS encoding galactokinase, which translates into the protein MTIRYAAPGRINLIGEHTDYNLGFALPIALPQRTVVTFTPDRGEAITVVSDHADGPVRIPLGTAPGGVAGWAAYVAGVMWALRQAGHPVPGGAMHVTSDVPIGSGLSSSAALECAVLGAIATAAGARVDPREQARLAQRAENDYVGAPTGLLDQLAALFGRPATALLIDFRDLTVAPVAFDPDAAGVALLLIDSRARHSHAGGDYAARRASCERAAADLGASSLREVQDRGPSAVAAVRDPVDARRARHVLSENQRVIDCVAALQRSDFAGAGRIFTASHASMRNDFGITTGHIDLIADTAVRAGALGARMTGGGFGGCVIALVPADRADAVGEAVRSAVAAAGLEPPVITRTRAAAGAGPG
- a CDS encoding FUSC family protein, which produces MIGSDPGLLRLRMATRTTAALGCSLLALYAVTRATGQPLTVALLGVVITMVASRSVNEPDPRRQRITMALLPLPAAVSITAAAVLASHQLVSDAVFVVVVFTAAYVRRFGARGRALGMVAFMSYFFTLYLRARISELPWMIGAVAVGTVCTFVMTTYVMPDRPERVLRATIRALRARMAIVVDTTAEVVRTGHLDERRRRRMRARTLRLNETALMVQSQIEDKADPATLWPGVTAEQLAPWLLDAELAIEWVATAGRRAAAAAPETPGAIPGPTRAALVDALSRLARAIRLPEPDGLRRAADQAQRLLDEQCGPAGDDPGGVAVRRLALAIINAATATSDVRAIVDRAVTAGETVEAADSERPPASDDAPIAGPEEAEIKGLRPTTRQAIQVTVAAVLAIVVGELVSPARWYWAVIAAFVIFAGTNSWGETLTKGWQRLLGTLLGVPCGVLVATLLAGDKAAALTGIFVCLFCAFYFMTVTYSLMTFWITTMLALLYGLLGQFSFGVLMLRIEETAIGAVIGATVAVVVLPTHTRTAIREDTRTFLATLSALIDVSTATMFGAQESLSPSEQARRLDRDLQQFRVTAKPLLAGVAGLAGRRSIRRALRIFAACDRYGRSLARSSEQYQDPVWSQPLAVEVEQAFSAAAAQTRRNIDALAAAIGTGQRPTIISAADDLDNAETLARQRDGEGGSLGQPGPDTRRFLTAVHALRQIERAVVTAATNLGGRETAGAGSHGFQRPGRHAGK
- the galT gene encoding galactose-1-phosphate uridylyltransferase, producing MTAPTRAKLADGRDLLFFALPGHRPAPVEDRRPLPAPGGQQTELRFDQTTGQWVIVAALRQDRTYKPPADQCPLCPGPTGLTSEVPAPDYDVVVFENRFPSLAGSGPALAPAGDGFVSAPGQGRCEVICFSSDHTGSFAGLEPAHARLVIEAWRHRTGDLMAAPGIEQVFCFENRGEEIGVTLTHPHGQIYGYPYLTPRTAAMLDRARRHRTRHGTNLFGDLLAGEVADGSRIVARDDLFTAFVPFAARWPVEVHIYPNRFVRNIVDLDEDELDGFARAYLDVLRRFDRMYASPLPYISALHQYTDAEAQADGYFHVELMSIRRSATKLKYLAASESAMDAFISDVTPESVARRLRDLG
- a CDS encoding Mut7-C RNAse domain-containing protein; translated protein: MNEPTGHVEVRVYAELNDFLSSQTRGTTVRRPFRPHQTVKDVLEAMGVPHTEVDLIVVNGYPRDFAYRPDFGDRIAAYPVFEALDVGATARLRPVPLRDPRFVVDVNLGRLAWLLRLLGFDVWWSNDADDKTLADISAEGHRILLTRDRGLLKRRAVTRGLFVRSGDPEEQALDVLRRLDLGERLAPLTRCVRCNGALTRVAKQEVIDQLEPLTRQYHDEFSRCAECGRVYWPGSHHEKLVRLVDRLRDQLG